In the genome of Lysobacter sp. 5GHs7-4, the window TGGTCCGGCGCATGGGCCACAACCAGCTCAGCACGGTCTTCCCGGGCTACAGCGGCTACACGCCGTTGGGCATCGTCCAAGGCACCGACCTGGCGCTGCAGGGCGGCGCCATGAGCATGGCCGCGCAACCCGCCGTGCCGCTGCCGGTATCGCAGCAGCCGATGCCGCAATCGCGCGACCGGCGCGATTACCTGGCGCGCCTGTTGAGCGACCCGCGCATCATTCGCCATCGTTGACGCACGCTCTACGGACGCGGCCGCGCCGCGTCCGGGGTAGCATGACGCATGTGCCTGATCGCCCTGTCCTGGCGTAGCCATCCGCGCTACCCGCTCGCCCTGATCGCCAACCGCGACGAATCGCACGCGCGCGCCGCCGCCGCGGCCGGTCCGGATCCCGAAACGCCCGATGTCTACGGCGGCCGCGACCTGGTCCAGGGCGGCGGCTGGCTGATGGTGTCCACGCGCGGCCGCCTGGCCGCGGTGACCAACGTGCGCGCCGGCCTCGCGCCCGATGCCGCGCCGCGTTCGCGCGGCGCGCTGGTGCGCGGTTTCGTGCGCGGCAACACATCGGCGCGCGACACCTTGGCGACGGTGCGCGAGCAGGCACCCGACTACGGCCGCTTCAATCTGGTGCTGTGGGACGGCGACGAACTGAGCTTCGCCAGCAATTACCCGCACTACCTGGAATCGCCGATCGCAGCGGGCATGCACGCCATGTCCAATGGCGCCTTCGACGCGCAATGGCCCAAGAGCGGCCACGCCACGCGCGCGCTGACGGCGTGGCTGGATTCGCCCGCCTCCGAACAGGCCGCGCCCGACGCGGCCGCGCTGCAGCCTTTGTTCGCCGCACTCGCCGACACCACGCCCGCGCCGGATGCGGCGTTGCCGGACACCGGCGTGGGCCTGGAACTGGAGCGCGTGCTGTCGCCGCCGTTCGTGCGCGGCGAACGCTACGGCACCCGCTGCAGCACCATCGTGCTGGTCGGCCACGAATCCATCGTCTTCGTCGAACGCCGTTACGGTCCCGATGCCGCGCCGGGCGGCGAGACCGCGGCGGTGTTGCCGCTGCGGCGCTGAGCCAGATCGCTGTCTGTGAGAGCGGCGTCAGCCGCGATCGTGCAGCCGCGGACGACGGCGCAAGCTCGACCCATGCCGCTAGCGCGGCCGCTCCCACAGAGGGCGAAGGTCGGTCAGCGGCGCATCCCCAATGAGAAGGCCCAGGCTTCGAGGTGTCCCTCGGGTGGCTGGGCCTTCCGTGTCGGAGCGGTTTACATCGGACTCGCGTCCGTTGGTTTTTCTCCGACGCTGCCACCGTACGCGCGGCGGCGTTAGGCCGCGGTCAAAATTCCGTGATGTCGCGGCTTAGGCGCCCCAGGGCCACCAGCCATGGCCGGTCTGTGCGTAGCGGTCGGCCGCGCGTTCGAAGGGGTTGCGCACGCTGACGCCGCCACACAGCAAGTACAGCGGCAGGAACAGCGCGCCCAGCACCATGTATTGGTAGACGTGCGCGCGTTCATGGTCGGCGAGTTGGATCTCGGCCTCGTCGCCATGGCCGGCGCGATGGGCATAGGTGACGCAGGGCGAGTCCAGGCTGTCGCCGGTGTGCAGGATCACGTTGCCCAACGTGATCGCACCGCCCGGGCCCCATGGCCAGCGATGAAAAACCAAGGCCAGGTCGCGCCGGCGCACATGCGCGTGCGCGCCGCGCGCCATGCCGACGACGCCGGCCAGCAGGCCGAGCAGGCTTACCGGCGCCGCCCACAGGATGCCGAGCGCCTGCCCGGCGACGCGCAGCCAGGGTTTCAGGCGGTGCCCTCTTCCGGCATCAGCAGCCACAGGATCAGATAGACCAGCAGGCCCGGAAACGCCACCGAGGCGATCGACACGATCACGTAGATCGCGCGCAGCAGGGTCGCGTTCCAGCCGAAACGCTGGGCGATGCCGCCGACCACGCCGGCGATCATGCGGTCGTGGCGCGAACGGACGAAGGGTCGCGATGCTTCGCTCATGACGGCTGGCTCCTGGCGGCGACGCCGGCAGTTTAACGCCTCAGCGCGCGGGCGGCGCGGCGGCGGGCTTGGCGCGGATCTCGTTCAGGCGCGCGCGCAGCCAGGCCGCGGACGGCATCGCCGCGGCGGCGCCGCAGCGGATCTGGTAGGCGCGGCCGCTCATGCTGCTTTCGCTGCCGGCACGCTCGATGAACTGCTCGGCGCTGGCGACCATGTCGCGCTTGCGCAGATACGCGTACTTCTTGCGCAGATGCGCCTGGGCCTGGGCCGCGTCGTACCAGCTGCCGTTGCGCTGGAACTGGCAGCCCGAGCGTCCCAGGGTGGCGATCAGCTGTTCGATCTCGCGCTCGGCCTGCGGCGGCGGCGCGGCCAGGGCCGGCACGGCGAAACAGACCGACAGCGCGAGAGCGAGGATGGGCAGGCGCGGCTTCATGTGTGCATTACAACCCACGCAGCCAGGGTCCGATCACGCTGGTCCAGATCGCGTAGCCCTTTTCGTTCATGTGCAGGCGGTCGGCGACGAACAATTCTTCGCGCGGCTGGCCCTGGGCGTCGAGCATGGGCGTGTAGACGTCCAGATAGGCGACCTGTTGGGACGCCGCGTACTCGCGGATCAGGGCGTTGGCGGCGCGCACTTGCGGCAGCAGATGGGCGCGCACGGGGCTGGGCTTGATCGAGACAAAGGCGACCGGCAGTTTGGGCTGTGCCTTGCGCACGCGCTCGACGAAGGCGGCGAAGTCGCGGGCGACCTCACGCGGGGTGCGGCCTTCCTGCAGGTCGTTGTCGCCGGCGTAGAACACCACCGCGCGCGGCTGGTACGGGGTGACGATGCGATCGGCGTAGTGGACCGAGTCGTACACGCGCGAGCCGCCGTAGCCGCGGTTGATCGCGACGATGCCGGGCAGGTCCTCGTTCAGCGTAGTCCACAGGCGGAACGAGGAGCTGCCGACGAACACCACCGCGCCGGGCATGCGGCGCACGCGGCTGTCCTCGGCTTCGAAGGCGGCGATGTCGGCTTCGAATTGGGAGGAGTCGGGGGCGGCGGTGGCCGGGGCGGCGGGCGCCGCCGGGGTCGCGGGCGCTGCGTTCGCGGCGTCGGCGGACGGCGCCGTGCTTTGGCAGGCGACGAGCAGGATCAGGAGCAGCGAGGCGAGCGGAAGACGCATGCGTGGGGGCTCGAGACGGACCAGGGGTTAGCCTAGCGCGCTGGCGTGGTGGTTGCCGAGAGGCCTGTGGTGCCGGCTGAGGGTGGCGTTGGATGGCGCTGAAGGCGCTGGATTCCCGCGTTCGCGGGAATG includes:
- a CDS encoding NRDE family protein, whose protein sequence is MCLIALSWRSHPRYPLALIANRDESHARAAAAAGPDPETPDVYGGRDLVQGGGWLMVSTRGRLAAVTNVRAGLAPDAAPRSRGALVRGFVRGNTSARDTLATVREQAPDYGRFNLVLWDGDELSFASNYPHYLESPIAAGMHAMSNGAFDAQWPKSGHATRALTAWLDSPASEQAAPDAAALQPLFAALADTTPAPDAALPDTGVGLELERVLSPPFVRGERYGTRCSTIVLVGHESIVFVERRYGPDAAPGGETAAVLPLRR
- a CDS encoding PspC domain-containing protein, whose product is MSEASRPFVRSRHDRMIAGVVGGIAQRFGWNATLLRAIYVIVSIASVAFPGLLVYLILWLLMPEEGTA
- a CDS encoding DUF5329 domain-containing protein — translated: MKPRLPILALALSVCFAVPALAAPPPQAEREIEQLIATLGRSGCQFQRNGSWYDAAQAQAHLRKKYAYLRKRDMVASAEQFIERAGSESSMSGRAYQIRCGAAAAMPSAAWLRARLNEIRAKPAAAPPAR
- a CDS encoding SGNH/GDSL hydrolase family protein: MRLPLASLLLILLVACQSTAPSADAANAAPATPAAPAAPATAAPDSSQFEADIAAFEAEDSRVRRMPGAVVFVGSSSFRLWTTLNEDLPGIVAINRGYGGSRVYDSVHYADRIVTPYQPRAVVFYAGDNDLQEGRTPREVARDFAAFVERVRKAQPKLPVAFVSIKPSPVRAHLLPQVRAANALIREYAASQQVAYLDVYTPMLDAQGQPREELFVADRLHMNEKGYAIWTSVIGPWLRGL